In Vibrio alfacsensis, the following proteins share a genomic window:
- a CDS encoding efflux RND transporter permease subunit gives MTGKGYIAWMARNSVTPNLLMFFLIIGGLISSLIIRKEVYPDYQFNTVTVSVFYSGSTPSEMESGIVLPIENAISDIDGIKEVTSRATSTNAWIKAHLENKVDVNQLMREIENEVNRVNLPKGADKPRVFRNQTRKQSMELIVYGDVEPIVLRETANSVKDVLMQSDYLTQVALHYPPKYQVQIELDSDTLEKHGLTISNISKNISNQSLTKSGGKLETSGGDVLLQVDEMKQWANEFHDITVVETSSGGQLKLGEIAEISDGFADKKAKSYYNGKPSQSILIYRSGEQTPVGISEHFYEKLPEINDLLQTGIELDIVLDDAVTYEQRMNLLLKNAFTGLLLVLVILTIFLEAKVAFWTVVGIPTSFLGQLYFALL, from the coding sequence ATGACGGGGAAAGGCTATATAGCATGGATGGCACGTAATTCCGTTACTCCCAATCTTTTAATGTTCTTTCTAATTATCGGTGGCTTAATCTCATCATTAATCATCCGAAAAGAAGTTTATCCGGACTACCAGTTTAACACCGTCACTGTATCTGTATTTTATTCAGGCTCAACACCGTCTGAAATGGAATCAGGTATTGTTCTGCCGATTGAAAACGCGATATCCGACATCGATGGAATAAAAGAAGTCACATCACGGGCGACATCAACTAATGCTTGGATAAAAGCACATTTAGAAAACAAAGTCGATGTGAACCAGTTGATGCGAGAAATAGAGAATGAAGTTAATCGGGTAAATCTCCCTAAAGGTGCCGATAAGCCTCGAGTGTTTCGGAATCAGACTCGGAAGCAGTCAATGGAACTTATCGTCTATGGTGACGTAGAGCCCATTGTCCTTCGTGAAACGGCAAACAGTGTAAAAGATGTGCTAATGCAATCCGATTACCTAACTCAGGTCGCATTGCACTATCCACCGAAGTACCAAGTTCAAATTGAATTGGATAGCGATACTTTAGAAAAACACGGGCTAACCATCAGTAATATTTCTAAAAATATTTCTAACCAATCGTTGACAAAATCCGGGGGTAAATTGGAAACATCGGGAGGTGATGTTCTCCTACAAGTTGATGAGATGAAACAATGGGCCAACGAGTTCCACGACATCACTGTTGTCGAAACCAGCAGCGGCGGTCAGTTGAAACTGGGTGAAATCGCTGAAATTTCGGATGGGTTTGCAGATAAAAAAGCCAAAAGCTATTACAACGGCAAGCCATCACAAAGTATCTTGATTTATCGTTCTGGCGAACAAACTCCAGTTGGTATATCTGAACATTTTTACGAAAAGCTACCTGAAATTAACGATCTTCTTCAGACTGGAATTGAACTTGATATTGTGCTTGATGATGCAGTGACATACGAACAACGTATGAATCTACTTCTCAAAAATGCCTTTACCGGGCTTCTTTTAGTTTTAGTTATCTTAACCATTTTCTTAGAGGCTAAAGTTGCATTTTGGACCGTAGTCGGCATACCTACCTCATTCCTAGGGCAATTATATTTTGCCTTACTTTGA
- a CDS encoding efflux RND transporter periplasmic adaptor subunit — protein MTPTISTNGVVKQKNKVSLRPEVKGTVKHIPFHLILGGFAKKGEPLVTIDSELHQLAVDEANAQLSKLKAAKQIEIGRQKSAEMEYQLSDTVLQAESLALLLREPHLKQIESDIAKAEASLKRAKLNLEKTTIYAPFNGKITAKQVEIGSMIKDNTNLMDLIATDAFWVQVNVTTKDLKWFDIPNKSTGTSRCLGSEVIVTTSNGTRKGCVVSMVPVLDNKIKTAKVMIEVIDPLAINNQDLTKLLVNDFVKVDIKGKPIKAIELDRRYIQDNEYVWVMNEQNLLEKRYINISIREKGTVLIEDGLFNGDRVITTSLLGAVEGIELKERKSKGIKK, from the coding sequence ATGACTCCAACAATCTCTACTAATGGCGTAGTAAAACAAAAGAACAAGGTTTCTCTTCGCCCTGAAGTAAAAGGCACGGTTAAGCATATCCCATTTCACCTTATTCTGGGCGGTTTTGCCAAAAAAGGCGAACCATTAGTCACCATTGACAGTGAGTTACACCAACTCGCTGTAGATGAAGCTAATGCACAACTATCCAAGCTAAAGGCAGCAAAACAGATAGAGATCGGTCGCCAAAAGTCAGCAGAAATGGAATACCAATTGTCAGACACCGTCCTGCAAGCTGAAAGTTTAGCTCTACTACTGCGAGAGCCTCATTTAAAGCAGATTGAATCTGACATCGCTAAAGCTGAGGCATCCCTAAAGCGCGCCAAATTAAATTTAGAGAAAACCACAATTTATGCCCCGTTTAACGGAAAGATTACGGCTAAGCAAGTCGAAATTGGTAGCATGATCAAAGACAACACAAATTTGATGGACTTAATCGCAACAGATGCATTCTGGGTTCAAGTCAACGTCACAACCAAGGATCTGAAATGGTTTGATATTCCCAATAAATCCACAGGAACATCACGGTGTTTAGGGTCTGAAGTCATCGTTACTACATCAAACGGCACACGAAAAGGTTGCGTCGTAAGTATGGTCCCTGTACTTGATAACAAAATCAAAACTGCGAAAGTCATGATTGAAGTGATCGATCCACTGGCAATAAACAATCAAGACCTCACAAAACTATTGGTCAATGATTTTGTAAAGGTTGATATCAAAGGTAAGCCAATCAAAGCCATTGAGTTAGATCGTCGTTATATACAGGACAATGAATACGTCTGGGTAATGAACGAACAAAACTTGTTAGAAAAGCGCTATATCAACATTTCTATTCGAGAAAAAGGAACGGTACTAATTGAAGATGGCTTATTTAATGGCGATCGAGTTATCACGACTTCTCTTCTTGGTGCTGTAGAGGGTATCGAACTAAAAGAACGTAAATCGAAAGGTATCAAAAAATGA
- a CDS encoding TolC family protein: MGYRSFGKLKLSSKSQEYTYLENEQRLEQAKLILVSELSKNWYNLIEERTKESIITNQLLNSNKILKVGKQRYSMGLGSISTVLRQEQLINDLKSDLLDSKKEQRVITKKINVLLGREPDKLLSVNRLSMPTIESISDEGIEASILENHPAVKTAWYRYQSKSYLAKSMDKNRLPNIVITSDASKTSRDWNESFDIWKVGLGVKIDVPLFDMGRRNSDYKQHKALEEQALHEYTESVLETMLNVEMALIQEQTQGEQLKITKSQINKAQRVLDIELTKYSQGNLPFIDVLNAQEKLLRLQQREIEEHSQLIKRRITLYQSIGAGLKSS; the protein is encoded by the coding sequence ATGGGATATAGATCTTTTGGAAAATTAAAACTGTCATCTAAAAGTCAAGAATATACCTATTTAGAAAATGAGCAGCGATTAGAACAAGCCAAACTTATCTTAGTAAGTGAATTATCCAAAAATTGGTACAACTTAATTGAAGAAAGAACTAAAGAAAGCATCATCACGAATCAATTGTTAAATTCAAATAAAATTTTGAAAGTAGGAAAACAGCGTTATTCCATGGGGCTAGGTTCTATTAGTACCGTATTGCGACAAGAGCAGCTAATCAATGATCTTAAGTCAGACTTACTCGACTCTAAAAAAGAGCAGAGAGTTATCACAAAAAAAATTAATGTTCTTCTTGGCCGTGAACCAGACAAACTATTGAGCGTTAACCGCTTAAGTATGCCAACGATTGAATCCATTTCAGATGAAGGAATTGAAGCATCAATCTTAGAAAACCACCCTGCCGTCAAAACAGCATGGTATCGATACCAATCCAAAAGCTACCTAGCAAAAAGTATGGATAAAAACCGTTTACCAAACATTGTGATTACATCCGATGCTTCAAAAACATCGAGAGACTGGAACGAATCTTTCGATATCTGGAAAGTCGGTCTAGGCGTGAAGATTGATGTGCCTTTATTTGATATGGGAAGAAGAAACTCAGACTATAAACAACATAAGGCTTTAGAAGAGCAGGCTCTACACGAATACACAGAAAGTGTTTTGGAAACAATGTTGAATGTAGAAATGGCATTGATCCAAGAACAAACGCAAGGCGAACAGCTAAAAATCACTAAGTCTCAAATCAATAAGGCACAACGAGTATTAGACATTGAATTAACAAAGTATTCTCAGGGGAATTTGCCTTTTATTGATGTTCTCAACGCTCAAGAAAAACTGCTTCGTTTACAGCAACGAGAAATAGAAGAACACAGCCAACTAATAAAGCGTCGAATTACTTTGTACCAATCAATAGGTGCAGGCCTAAAGTCATCATAA
- a CDS encoding TolC family protein produces MNRNALCAVALAIANTLSGCAQLQDHEKESAKSSIVTPIPQSWWYEFNDTELNNLINTALEMNLSIKSTEARLLSYQYQLLSSESKLYPELGGTFNQNFQRGNLENRHSIDESEIGKIGLDARWDIDLLEN; encoded by the coding sequence ATGAATCGAAACGCATTATGTGCAGTAGCGTTGGCAATAGCTAATACGTTATCTGGTTGCGCACAACTTCAAGATCACGAAAAAGAATCAGCAAAATCTTCCATCGTGACCCCCATCCCACAGTCATGGTGGTACGAATTCAATGACACTGAACTAAACAATCTAATCAATACCGCTTTAGAAATGAACCTATCTATAAAATCAACAGAAGCTCGTCTATTGTCATATCAGTATCAATTATTGAGCAGTGAATCCAAATTATATCCAGAATTAGGTGGAACATTTAACCAAAACTTCCAAAGAGGAAACCTAGAAAATCGACATTCCATTGACGAGTCCGAAATTGGGAAAATTGGTTTAGATGCACGATGGGATATAGATCTTTTGGAAAATTAA
- a CDS encoding autotransporter outer membrane beta-barrel domain-containing protein, with translation MAINKPLMKLTLATAIGLACTGINAKDISGLAGAGGADAQEVYFVKTIYEHALATGNQDILNAFASIDSAEDAARLARDIAPDRSGSNIYNAMTAQNTFTNVLRKRASEVITTDFGGTSAWVSYLGSDSSLHTDSDGTNLFDGYDSSSYGVAIGYDWIASNNLVVGLSVAQQTTDSDSRLTDMSLEIDSHHAAIYGVYSTESWYLAGTANIGWGSHIIDSHVSHTNDRLQGRTNSDMYGLSFDAYRPIYVGEFIVTPSLYTSYSLVRVDGYKEIANASVFALEYADQENETLNVGAGLDLTRQFITDAGLFTVQGIVKAETEVLDHQLSTKVKLRSMESAEFVMPVNQIDDKFYETALDLAWETNGSMTFNLGAQYKWSDSQDTLTYYGRGTISF, from the coding sequence ATGGCGATTAATAAACCGCTAATGAAGCTTACATTAGCTACAGCTATTGGTTTAGCGTGTACAGGCATCAATGCAAAAGACATTTCAGGTCTTGCTGGTGCGGGCGGAGCTGATGCTCAGGAAGTTTACTTTGTAAAAACTATCTATGAACACGCACTAGCTACCGGCAACCAAGATATCCTAAATGCTTTCGCTTCTATAGATAGTGCAGAAGATGCAGCACGTCTAGCGCGAGACATTGCGCCTGACCGCAGTGGTTCAAATATTTATAACGCAATGACTGCCCAAAATACGTTTACTAACGTTCTTCGTAAGCGTGCATCTGAAGTTATTACGACGGATTTTGGTGGCACTTCTGCATGGGTGAGTTACTTAGGTTCAGACTCTTCTTTACATACAGATAGTGATGGTACAAATTTATTTGATGGTTACGACTCAAGTTCTTACGGTGTTGCGATCGGTTATGATTGGATTGCATCTAATAACTTAGTTGTTGGTCTGTCAGTTGCTCAACAAACAACAGATTCTGACAGCCGTTTAACGGATATGTCTTTAGAAATTGATTCACATCATGCGGCAATATACGGTGTTTACTCAACGGAATCATGGTACCTAGCAGGTACGGCGAACATTGGTTGGGGTAGCCACATTATTGATAGTCATGTTTCTCATACGAACGACCGACTACAAGGACGTACAAATAGTGATATGTACGGTTTAAGCTTCGATGCGTACCGTCCGATTTACGTTGGTGAGTTTATTGTGACACCATCTCTATATACTTCTTACTCACTTGTACGTGTCGATGGCTACAAAGAAATTGCTAATGCGAGTGTCTTTGCCCTTGAGTATGCAGACCAAGAAAATGAAACCTTAAATGTGGGCGCTGGCCTAGATTTAACCCGCCAATTCATCACTGATGCTGGTTTATTTACTGTTCAGGGTATCGTCAAAGCTGAAACTGAAGTTCTGGATCATCAACTTTCTACAAAAGTTAAGCTTCGCTCAATGGAAAGCGCAGAGTTTGTCATGCCGGTTAACCAAATCGACGATAAGTTCTACGAAACGGCGTTAGATCTTGCATGGGAAACCAATGGCAGCATGACATTCAATCTTGGTGCTCAATACAAATGGTCTGATTCCCAAGACACCCTAACTTATTACGGTCGCGGTACGATCTCATTCTAA
- a CDS encoding chondroitinase family polysaccharide lyase has translation MTTSIKTIAMAISVGLYGTFAYAQPIDANKTGTMYFFENGIPETIVASNDSKLKIGKVATRDGKSSLVWTFKKGSELTLTQDVGFKPFVANEKDQSISTFTTWIYNEKALDGKMRFNFNKKGETLAHFDINMDFTGWRNLLVPYRDMEGTPTNGMDQIVIDTSGLKSGGTIHIDQMMTSIPADPRWPTRDAVVPYINMDADTAPNRHWLSLQRYDEFLDKSTMTLNEIRVDNEKVEKIKAKLHDFASSGKAKNTDAQLDKLKKTYESYGLKEYKGEIIGKPLDNTNRQKMFLDKGVNRGLLNQEEFDLLFGAKDLREYGDFMLELANALQGDLKAKDRKELEKMYIDLTRYGLNQGYEAGSGVGTVHHFGYTLRNLFEAHYLTRDVLTENNMIKEVADMMAWFSAAGRIYAPKEELASFNVDIMNTQLRGMLYSVIMQPNETTRNAWLQQFSNWISGSLTETEGLNGGIKYDGSIFHHVQHYPAYGRGALKGLTPVIEALSGTDFAVTKEAHEAVKKSVVMTELYSNDRYTLMSVVGRHPTGDALIGTTPFKHMALAGTPDGKKAIDPDMASAYLRLTQGEKNDDFRTFLLKKGFKAGSVAEGNFTMNLASLNIQRRDDWVAAARGYSRYLVGNESYANANRYGRYINYGHVEIMDADGKTRAFSHDGFNWNRWSGTTAVQVPLQDLNAQLRNVDRFSGLEEMLFNEQTYAGGVGNGKNGMYAMTLQAHPKYDATFLANKSVFFFDNRIVALGSGINTMVSEYPTQTTLFQHALRVPSDAMYVNGLRFNKGEEKSVESKRKYTQLIDPDGNAYFVSSDSDVKVSATNQKSFNQKNSKPTEVNLLRQLLTTVKRRRTQATNIRF, from the coding sequence ATGACAACTTCTATTAAAACTATCGCTATGGCAATCAGTGTCGGTTTGTATGGCACCTTTGCTTATGCACAACCAATTGATGCAAACAAAACAGGGACAATGTATTTCTTTGAAAATGGCATCCCTGAAACAATCGTAGCATCAAACGACAGTAAGCTGAAAATTGGCAAAGTTGCGACTCGTGATGGTAAGTCTTCTCTGGTTTGGACTTTTAAAAAAGGCAGTGAACTGACGCTGACTCAAGATGTAGGCTTTAAGCCTTTCGTTGCAAACGAAAAGGATCAGTCTATCAGTACATTCACAACGTGGATATACAACGAAAAAGCGCTCGATGGAAAGATGCGTTTCAACTTCAATAAGAAAGGTGAAACTCTAGCGCACTTTGATATCAACATGGATTTCACGGGTTGGCGTAATTTGTTAGTTCCTTATCGTGATATGGAAGGAACACCAACAAATGGCATGGACCAAATTGTCATCGACACAAGTGGTTTAAAATCGGGCGGTACTATTCACATCGATCAAATGATGACAAGCATCCCTGCAGACCCACGTTGGCCGACTCGTGATGCAGTTGTTCCATACATCAACATGGACGCTGACACAGCACCAAACCGCCACTGGCTTTCTCTTCAACGTTACGATGAGTTTTTAGATAAGAGCACAATGACTCTTAACGAAATTCGTGTAGACAATGAAAAAGTAGAGAAAATCAAAGCCAAACTTCATGACTTTGCATCATCTGGCAAAGCGAAGAATACCGATGCACAGCTTGATAAGTTGAAAAAAACTTATGAGTCTTACGGTTTAAAAGAATACAAGGGGGAGATCATTGGCAAACCTCTTGATAATACAAACCGCCAAAAAATGTTCTTGGACAAAGGTGTTAATCGTGGCTTGTTAAATCAAGAAGAATTCGACTTATTGTTCGGGGCGAAAGACCTGCGCGAGTATGGCGATTTTATGCTTGAGCTTGCAAATGCACTTCAAGGCGACCTAAAAGCCAAAGATCGTAAAGAGCTTGAGAAAATGTATATCGATTTAACTCGTTATGGGTTGAATCAAGGTTACGAAGCTGGCAGTGGTGTTGGTACTGTTCATCACTTTGGTTACACATTACGTAATCTCTTTGAAGCACACTATTTGACACGTGATGTTCTTACAGAAAACAACATGATCAAAGAAGTTGCCGATATGATGGCTTGGTTCTCCGCTGCGGGTCGCATCTATGCACCTAAAGAAGAACTTGCCTCTTTCAACGTTGATATCATGAATACGCAATTACGTGGCATGCTGTACAGCGTAATCATGCAGCCGAATGAAACGACACGTAACGCCTGGTTGCAGCAGTTTAGCAACTGGATCTCAGGTTCTCTAACAGAAACTGAGGGCTTGAACGGTGGTATCAAGTACGACGGTTCTATCTTCCACCACGTACAACATTACCCAGCATATGGTCGTGGGGCTCTTAAGGGATTAACGCCAGTCATCGAGGCTTTAAGCGGTACTGATTTCGCTGTGACTAAAGAAGCACATGAAGCAGTGAAGAAATCGGTGGTCATGACAGAGCTTTATAGTAATGACCGTTATACATTGATGTCCGTTGTCGGTCGTCACCCAACGGGCGATGCGTTGATTGGCACGACACCTTTCAAACATATGGCCTTGGCCGGAACTCCAGACGGTAAGAAAGCCATCGATCCTGATATGGCATCAGCGTACTTACGTTTAACTCAAGGCGAGAAGAACGATGATTTCCGTACGTTCCTATTGAAAAAAGGCTTTAAAGCAGGTTCTGTAGCAGAGGGTAACTTCACTATGAACTTAGCAAGTCTAAATATTCAACGTCGTGATGATTGGGTTGCTGCTGCTCGTGGCTATTCGCGTTACCTAGTAGGTAATGAGTCTTATGCGAATGCAAACCGATATGGACGTTACATTAACTATGGTCATGTAGAGATCATGGACGCAGATGGTAAAACACGTGCGTTCTCGCATGACGGTTTTAACTGGAACCGTTGGTCGGGAACGACGGCTGTTCAAGTGCCATTGCAGGACCTAAATGCACAGCTTCGTAATGTGGACCGTTTTAGTGGTCTAGAAGAGATGTTGTTCAACGAACAAACATACGCAGGCGGTGTTGGTAACGGTAAGAATGGTATGTACGCGATGACTTTACAGGCTCATCCTAAGTACGATGCAACATTCTTAGCGAATAAATCTGTGTTCTTCTTTGATAACCGTATTGTTGCTTTAGGCAGTGGCATCAACACAATGGTTTCTGAATACCCAACACAAACAACATTGTTCCAACACGCGTTACGTGTACCAAGTGATGCGATGTATGTTAATGGCCTTCGTTTTAACAAAGGCGAAGAAAAGAGTGTTGAGTCAAAACGCAAATATACACAATTAATTGATCCAGATGGCAATGCGTACTTTGTTTCTTCTGATTCAGATGTGAAAGTATCTGCAACAAACCAGAAATCATTCAATCAGAAGAACAGCAAACCAACGGAGGTAAATTTGCTACGGCAGTTATTGACCACGGTAAAGCGCCGAAGGACGCAAGCTACGAATATTCGGTTCTGA
- a CDS encoding polysaccharide lyase beta-sandwich domain-containing protein, translating into MTFASSLGAKKGSPYTVIQKDDNAHIVYDRASKTTGYAVFEPDTNIENSVIVKVEEPAMILAESKKDRLHLSLVNPDLNLYQGKDESMYKDGIQQEVSIYSRSWKSNEFQPVKNKLVLNGVYKNATKKLPKGVELKVNGLMTEVQFTTVGADPIQLKLKKS; encoded by the coding sequence ATGACGTTTGCTTCATCTCTGGGGGCAAAAAAAGGCAGTCCGTACACGGTGATCCAGAAAGACGATAACGCTCATATTGTTTATGACCGCGCTTCGAAAACTACGGGTTACGCTGTATTCGAGCCGGATACTAACATTGAAAACAGCGTCATTGTGAAAGTTGAAGAGCCTGCAATGATCTTAGCTGAATCTAAAAAAGACCGCCTGCATCTATCATTGGTTAACCCAGATCTAAACCTATACCAAGGTAAAGATGAATCCATGTACAAAGATGGCATTCAACAAGAAGTAAGTATTTACTCTCGTTCTTGGAAATCAAATGAATTCCAACCAGTTAAAAACAAACTGGTGCTTAATGGCGTGTACAAAAATGCGACTAAAAAGCTACCTAAAGGCGTTGAGTTGAAAGTAAATGGTCTTATGACCGAAGTTCAATTCACGACTGTGGGTGCCGATCCAATTCAATTGAAACTAAAGAAATCCTAA
- a CDS encoding chondroitinase family polysaccharide lyase, with amino-acid sequence MNINCTILAATIAVVLSGNAFATKKVKGNVNQQFHPSLQNQIVTFEESSVPEFVKLDGEGTIAVTKERFINGDQSLVWQWEPNTTLEIDKEWKYYTDKEAYNAVGGRGSNTTFSVWIYNEKPSEGELHFQFGNASQSNFSMKMDFTGWRSVGMAFSRDMQGIPAATMQGLKITPKGMSEGGKMYVDRVMVGIDDSRYQWSDDLVTTAHSLPEIDYGLPDTLPKATAEEVKGTEIVKKNLVDFHLGDEIKGKKLDEVFAEVASYNLSKKDGVINGVHILTSKQMTSYHPKHLSEADKARFDEYVDMRKFSETMERVARAYHQTQDAQVKQELKDAFILMSEHALDQGFQDGASLVALHHWGYTSRGWYASLLLMEDVLKEAGLFQATFDSLLWSAREFKERGFDMRVGPKSSDMDYWNTLARAHLIMLVLEIDPDKRVALLKKYGQFASGNLAQTPAGYADGFRPDGTAWRHRGNYPGYSFAAMDGAAHVSYMLHGTPFALTQEARDYLKLALLSARLYSNPNPSVSVIGRRPFFKTSIKKVSDGMFWLAMSNGATVDTELAAAYLRALDLTTEDGKEIFGIDVAPEAHPQGNYTFNYAAMGVHRWGDNMVTMKGWNRYVWSSEIYHNANRYGRYQSHGTVQVQKWGEDHTWGYDEKGWNWNRVPSATTINLPWKYLDAARQHTTMMQNNLRFNGATNLDNKYGAFGFQLEVPEMFARNFPQHYDGSFTFKKSAFAFDDRIVIVGSDISNSRDQYETETTLFQLGITEKSDSLNVNGEQITAFPYKATLQEGEWLIDGMGTGYYVLDGGEIEVRRQEQESRDNQQRKPTKGNFQSAWIKHGKAPSGAEYEYLMVLDATPEKMAAIAESMKDSDTKPYEVIKKDSNVHVVKDKATGVTGYTAFKYARVGDEFIRSISSSSVVMTQMQGETLKLSVANPDLNMEKDTLSKEVPTSVTLNGKWEYNGSDERVSLKNKGSRTTVTFICKDGLPIQVDLKKA; translated from the coding sequence ATGAACATTAATTGTACTATTTTAGCTGCTACTATTGCGGTCGTGTTGTCTGGCAATGCGTTTGCAACTAAAAAGGTGAAAGGTAATGTAAACCAACAATTTCACCCATCACTACAAAACCAAATCGTAACTTTTGAAGAATCATCGGTACCGGAATTTGTGAAGTTAGACGGTGAGGGAACCATTGCCGTAACCAAAGAACGTTTCATTAACGGTGACCAATCTCTTGTGTGGCAATGGGAACCAAACACAACTCTTGAAATAGACAAAGAGTGGAAATACTACACGGATAAAGAAGCCTATAATGCTGTAGGTGGTCGTGGCTCTAACACCACATTCTCTGTATGGATTTATAACGAAAAACCAAGTGAAGGTGAGCTGCACTTCCAATTTGGTAATGCATCTCAAAGTAACTTCTCAATGAAGATGGATTTCACAGGCTGGCGCAGCGTTGGTATGGCATTTAGCCGTGACATGCAAGGTATCCCAGCGGCTACGATGCAAGGGCTAAAAATCACCCCTAAAGGCATGTCTGAAGGCGGTAAGATGTACGTGGATCGTGTGATGGTTGGTATTGATGATAGTCGTTACCAATGGTCGGATGATCTTGTCACCACGGCTCACTCCCTTCCTGAAATTGATTACGGTTTGCCAGATACTCTTCCAAAAGCAACAGCAGAAGAGGTCAAAGGCACAGAGATCGTTAAAAAGAACCTAGTAGATTTCCATCTTGGTGATGAAATCAAAGGTAAAAAGCTTGATGAAGTCTTCGCTGAAGTCGCATCTTACAACCTATCTAAGAAAGATGGCGTAATTAACGGTGTGCATATTTTAACAAGTAAGCAGATGACATCGTACCATCCGAAACACCTCTCTGAAGCGGATAAAGCGCGATTCGATGAATACGTTGATATGCGTAAATTCAGCGAAACAATGGAACGTGTTGCACGTGCATACCACCAAACACAAGATGCACAGGTTAAACAGGAACTTAAAGACGCTTTCATTCTTATGAGTGAGCACGCTTTGGACCAAGGTTTCCAAGATGGTGCATCTCTGGTTGCACTGCACCACTGGGGCTACACAAGCCGTGGTTGGTATGCATCGCTACTTTTGATGGAAGACGTATTGAAAGAAGCAGGTCTGTTCCAGGCGACATTCGATTCTCTTCTATGGTCTGCACGTGAATTTAAAGAGCGTGGCTTTGATATGCGTGTTGGTCCTAAATCTTCTGACATGGACTACTGGAACACACTAGCGCGTGCTCACTTGATCATGCTGGTTCTTGAAATTGATCCAGACAAGCGCGTTGCACTGCTTAAGAAGTACGGTCAATTCGCATCTGGCAACCTTGCGCAAACTCCGGCGGGTTATGCGGATGGTTTCCGTCCAGATGGTACAGCATGGCGCCACCGTGGTAACTACCCAGGCTATTCTTTTGCTGCAATGGACGGTGCGGCGCACGTTTCATACATGTTGCACGGAACGCCATTTGCGTTGACACAAGAAGCACGTGATTACTTGAAATTAGCATTGCTGTCGGCACGTCTTTACAGCAACCCGAACCCATCAGTTTCTGTGATTGGTCGTCGTCCATTCTTCAAAACATCGATTAAGAAAGTATCAGATGGTATGTTCTGGTTAGCGATGTCTAATGGCGCAACGGTAGATACAGAACTTGCAGCTGCTTATCTACGTGCTCTAGATCTAACCACAGAAGATGGTAAAGAAATCTTCGGTATTGATGTCGCACCAGAAGCACACCCACAAGGTAACTACACATTCAACTATGCGGCGATGGGCGTTCACCGTTGGGGTGACAACATGGTTACAATGAAAGGTTGGAACCGTTACGTATGGTCGTCTGAAATCTACCACAACGCGAACCGATACGGTCGTTACCAGTCACACGGAACGGTACAAGTTCAGAAGTGGGGTGAAGACCACACTTGGGGTTACGATGAAAAAGGTTGGAACTGGAACCGCGTTCCAAGTGCAACAACGATCAATTTGCCGTGGAAATACCTAGACGCTGCACGTCAACATACGACGATGATGCAGAATAACCTACGTTTCAACGGTGCAACGAACCTTGATAACAAGTATGGTGCGTTTGGTTTCCAACTAGAAGTGCCAGAGATGTTTGCTCGTAACTTCCCTCAACACTATGACGGCAGCTTTACGTTCAAAAAATCTGCGTTTGCATTTGATGACCGTATCGTAATTGTTGGTAGTGATATTTCGAATAGCCGCGACCAGTACGAGACAGAGACTACGTTGTTCCAACTTGGTATTACGGAAAAATCAGATTCGCTAAATGTGAATGGTGAGCAAATCACAGCGTTCCCATACAAAGCGACGTTGCAAGAGGGTGAATGGCTAATCGATGGTATGGGTACGGGTTATTACGTTTTAGACGGTGGTGAAATTGAAGTTCGTCGTCAAGAGCAAGAATCTCGTGATAACCAACAGCGTAAACCAACCAAAGGTAACTTCCAATCGGCTTGGATTAAGCACGGTAAAGCACCGAGTGGCGCAGAGTATGAGTACTTAATGGTACTTGATGCAACACCTGAGAAGATGGCGGCTATCGCAGAATCTATGAAAGATTCTGATACCAAACCATATGAAGTGATCAAGAAAGACAGCAACGTTCACGTTGTTAAAGATAAAGCAACGGGTGTGACGGGTTACACAGCGTTCAAATACGCGCGTGTCGGTGACGAGTTCATTCGTTCAATCAGCTCTTCTTCTGTCGTGATGACTCAGATGCAAGGTGAGACGCTTAAACTCAGTGTCGCTAACCCAGACCTTAATATGGAAAAAGACACACTATCTAAAGAAGTCCCAACATCGGTGACTCTAAATGGTAAGTGGGAATACAATGGTAGCGATGAGCGCGTTTCTCTGAAGAACAAAGGCTCTCGTACTACGGTGACGTTTATCTGTAAAGACGGCCTACCAATTCAGGTCGATTTAAAGAAAGCTTAA